The following are from one region of the Paenibacillus sp. JZ16 genome:
- a CDS encoding MraY family glycosyltransferase yields the protein MLYFAAFVISMVLVLVLIPPFRKLAIKLDFVDKPRPDSERKIHREPIPLTAGVAIFIGFFITYFALTGAISREAVGIFIGSALILGIGLVDDWYKSQGKELASLPKLIVQVSAAVVVYSYGIAFEGFNNPFTGQYINLPEWLQLILTILWIFGVTTVINFSDGIDGLAGGLSAISGGTLFVVAITLGRGESALLAVILVGAALGYLRYNKPPARVFMGDAGATFLGFILGIIALDGAFKGATLASLFVPIFALGVPIFDNIIVVIRRMLQSKPIYQADASQAHYRLLATGLNQKQTLVFLCLLNLCFGLAAIILAMNGAA from the coding sequence ATGCTCTATTTTGCAGCGTTTGTCATATCCATGGTGCTGGTATTGGTACTGATTCCGCCATTTCGTAAACTTGCGATCAAGCTTGATTTTGTGGACAAGCCAAGACCGGACAGCGAGCGGAAAATACACCGCGAGCCGATACCGCTGACAGCGGGGGTCGCCATATTTATCGGATTTTTCATCACTTATTTTGCGCTTACCGGCGCCATTTCAAGGGAAGCGGTAGGCATCTTTATCGGTAGTGCTCTTATTCTTGGCATCGGACTTGTGGATGATTGGTATAAGTCCCAAGGCAAGGAGCTGGCTTCGCTGCCGAAGCTCATTGTACAGGTCAGCGCAGCCGTTGTTGTATACAGCTATGGCATCGCGTTTGAAGGATTCAACAATCCGTTTACGGGTCAGTATATTAACCTGCCGGAATGGCTGCAGCTCATCTTAACGATTTTGTGGATTTTTGGTGTAACGACAGTTATTAATTTCTCGGATGGCATCGACGGCCTTGCTGGAGGGCTCTCCGCCATATCCGGAGGCACGCTGTTTGTTGTGGCGATTACGCTGGGCAGAGGCGAATCCGCGCTGCTGGCCGTCATTCTCGTAGGTGCTGCGCTGGGATATTTACGATATAATAAGCCGCCGGCTCGAGTGTTTATGGGGGATGCCGGTGCAACCTTCCTCGGGTTCATACTCGGGATCATTGCCCTGGATGGTGCGTTTAAAGGTGCAACTCTGGCGTCCTTATTCGTTCCGATCTTCGCACTGGGCGTACCGATCTTCGATAATATCATTGTGGTCATCCGCAGAATGCTTCAGTCCAAGCCGATCTATCAGGCCGATGCATCGCAGGCGCATTATCGTTTGCTGGCAACGGGGCTCAATCAGAAGCAGACATTGGTATTTCTGTGCTTGCTGAATCTCTGTTTCGGTCTGGCTGCCATCATACTTGCCATGAATGGCGCCGCCTGA
- the deoB gene encoding phosphopentomutase — protein sequence MERFDRIHLIVLDSVGIGEAPDAADFDDIGSDTLGHIARECGGLNMPNMAALGLSNIREIEGIPAADQPRAYYTKMQEASNGKDTMTGHWEIMGLYIDTPFRVFPDGFPDELIQRIEEKTGRKVIGNKPASGTEIIEELGEEHVKTGALIIYTSADSVLQIAAHEDIVPLKELYEICEFCREITLEDPYMLGRIIARPFRGEVGSFKRTANRHDYALKPFGRTTMNEMKDAGLDVIALGKISDIYDGEGITKAVRTVSNMDGMDKMVQTLGEPFKGLSFLNLVDFDAVYGHRRDPQGYGQALEDYDHRLPEVFEKMTENDLLIITADHGNDPTYKGTDHTREYVPLLVYSPRFTEGKELPLRKTFADIGATVADNFGVKLPEHGTSFLNDLK from the coding sequence ATGGAACGTTTTGATCGAATTCATTTAATTGTATTGGACTCTGTAGGTATCGGCGAAGCACCGGATGCGGCTGATTTTGACGATATCGGATCCGACACGCTGGGTCATATTGCCCGCGAATGCGGCGGGCTCAACATGCCGAATATGGCTGCGCTCGGTCTGTCCAACATTCGGGAAATCGAGGGAATCCCTGCTGCGGATCAACCTCGGGCTTACTATACGAAGATGCAGGAAGCTTCGAATGGCAAAGACACCATGACAGGCCACTGGGAGATCATGGGCTTGTATATTGATACGCCATTCCGCGTATTCCCGGACGGGTTTCCGGACGAGCTGATCCAGCGCATTGAAGAGAAGACCGGACGCAAGGTCATCGGCAACAAGCCGGCCAGCGGAACGGAGATTATCGAAGAGCTTGGCGAAGAGCATGTAAAAACGGGAGCGCTGATCATTTATACCTCTGCGGATTCCGTGCTTCAAATCGCTGCGCATGAGGATATCGTTCCACTGAAAGAGCTGTACGAAATCTGCGAGTTCTGCCGCGAAATCACGCTGGAGGATCCTTATATGCTTGGCCGGATCATCGCCCGTCCTTTCAGAGGCGAGGTGGGGAGCTTCAAGCGTACGGCGAATCGGCATGACTATGCCTTGAAGCCTTTCGGACGTACCACGATGAACGAGATGAAGGATGCTGGTCTTGACGTCATCGCCCTCGGAAAAATCTCCGACATTTATGATGGCGAAGGCATTACGAAGGCGGTCAGAACCGTATCGAATATGGACGGCATGGATAAAATGGTGCAAACCCTAGGTGAACCGTTCAAGGGTCTGAGCTTCCTGAACCTCGTGGATTTCGATGCCGTGTACGGACATCGGCGCGATCCGCAAGGATATGGCCAAGCGTTGGAGGATTACGATCATCGCCTCCCCGAGGTATTTGAGAAAATGACGGAGAATGATCTTCTGATCATCACGGCCGACCACGGGAATGATCCTACCTACAAGGGCACGGACCATACGCGTGAATACGTGCCGCTGCTCGTATATTCTCCTCGCTTTACGGAAGGCAAGGAGCTGCCGCTTCGCAAAACCTTTGCCGACATTGGCGCCACGGTTGCCGACAACTTCGGCGTGAAGCTGCCGGAGCACGGAACCAGCTTTTTGAATGATTTGAAATAA
- a CDS encoding pyrimidine-nucleoside phosphorylase yields MRMVDLIAKKRDGKELTTEEINFFIDGYTKGDIPDYQVSAMNMAIYFQDMSDRERADLTMAMVNSGETIDLSAIEGIKVDKHSTGGVGDTTTLLLAPLVAALDIPVAKMSGRGLGHTGGTIDKLESIEGFHVEISKDEFVNLVNQHKIAVIGQTGNLTPADKKLYALRDVTATVNSIPLIASSIMSKKIAAGSDAIVLDVKTGAGAFMKTVEDAKELAHAMVSIGNNVGRKTMAVISDMSQPLGAAIGNSLEVQEAIDALRGEGPKDLEELCLALGRQMVYLAQKADSLEDAEEKLREVIRNGKALEKFKEFIQNQGGDPSVVDHPDRLPKAQYLIELPARQDGVVAELVADEIGTAAMLLGAGRATKESEIDLAVGLMLNKKVGDAVKKGDSLVTIHANRENVDDVKQKLYESIRIADHADAPVLIYDIVTE; encoded by the coding sequence ATGAGAATGGTTGATTTAATTGCGAAGAAACGCGACGGCAAGGAACTGACAACAGAAGAGATCAATTTCTTTATCGACGGATATACCAAGGGAGACATTCCCGACTATCAGGTGAGCGCCATGAACATGGCGATATATTTCCAGGACATGTCCGACCGGGAGCGGGCGGACTTGACGATGGCGATGGTAAACTCCGGCGAAACGATTGATCTGTCCGCAATTGAGGGGATCAAGGTCGATAAGCATTCCACCGGGGGCGTAGGCGACACGACGACGCTTCTACTGGCTCCGCTCGTAGCGGCTCTGGATATTCCGGTAGCGAAGATGTCCGGACGCGGCCTCGGTCATACCGGAGGAACGATCGACAAGCTGGAGTCCATCGAAGGATTCCATGTGGAGATCAGCAAAGACGAATTTGTGAACCTTGTGAATCAACATAAAATCGCCGTCATCGGCCAAACCGGAAACCTCACGCCGGCGGATAAAAAACTGTACGCACTCCGGGATGTGACGGCTACCGTCAACTCCATTCCGCTGATTGCCAGCTCCATCATGAGCAAGAAGATCGCCGCTGGCTCGGATGCGATTGTGTTGGACGTTAAAACCGGCGCAGGCGCGTTCATGAAAACGGTGGAGGATGCCAAGGAATTGGCACACGCCATGGTCAGCATCGGCAACAACGTAGGCCGCAAAACGATGGCAGTCATCTCCGATATGAGCCAGCCGCTTGGCGCCGCGATTGGCAACTCGCTGGAGGTGCAGGAAGCGATTGATGCACTTCGCGGCGAGGGACCGAAGGATCTGGAGGAGCTGTGCCTGGCTCTGGGCCGGCAGATGGTTTACCTTGCGCAGAAGGCAGATTCGCTTGAAGATGCCGAAGAGAAGCTCAGAGAGGTTATCCGGAACGGCAAGGCACTGGAGAAGTTCAAGGAATTCATTCAGAACCAAGGCGGAGACCCGTCCGTGGTGGATCATCCGGACCGTTTGCCGAAGGCGCAATATCTGATTGAGCTTCCTGCACGGCAGGACGGCGTTGTCGCCGAGCTGGTAGCGGATGAGATCGGTACCGCAGCGATGCTGCTTGGAGCCGGCCGCGCGACGAAGGAATCCGAGATTGATCTGGCTGTAGGCCTGATGCTGAACAAGAAGGTCGGCGATGCCGTGAAGAAGGGTGATTCCCTTGTAACCATTCATGCTAACCGCGAGAACGTGGATGACGTGAAGCAGAAGCTGTATGAAAGCATTCGGATTGCAGATCATGCGGATGCGCCTGTATTGATTTATGACATCGTGACGGAGTAA
- the deoD gene encoding purine-nucleoside phosphorylase — MSTHIGAKPGDIAESILLPGDPLRAKFIAETYLEDVTCYNEVRGMLGFTGTYKGKRISVQGSGMGVPSIGIYVNELIRDYGVKNLFRVGTCGAMQEHVHVRDVILAQAACSDSGMNRHHFNGYDFSPIASFPLLLGAYERGKEKGLKMHVGNVFTSDVFYREDKSVVEKLMQHGVLGVEMETTALYTIAARFGVNALTILTVSDHLLTGEETSSEERQTTFNEMMEVALDTAISL; from the coding sequence ATGAGTACACATATTGGAGCGAAACCGGGAGATATCGCCGAGTCGATTCTGCTGCCAGGCGACCCGCTGCGGGCTAAATTTATTGCCGAGACGTATTTGGAGGATGTGACCTGCTACAACGAAGTGCGGGGCATGCTCGGATTTACGGGAACCTACAAAGGAAAACGCATCTCCGTGCAAGGTTCGGGCATGGGCGTGCCTTCCATCGGGATTTATGTCAATGAACTCATTCGGGATTATGGCGTGAAAAACTTGTTCCGTGTCGGAACCTGCGGCGCGATGCAGGAGCATGTTCATGTACGCGACGTCATTCTGGCCCAGGCGGCGTGCTCGGATTCCGGCATGAACCGTCACCACTTTAACGGTTATGATTTCTCCCCGATCGCCAGCTTCCCGCTGCTGCTGGGCGCGTATGAGCGCGGCAAGGAGAAAGGCCTGAAGATGCATGTCGGCAACGTGTTCACGTCCGATGTGTTCTACCGCGAGGACAAATCCGTGGTGGAGAAGCTGATGCAGCATGGCGTGCTCGGCGTGGAAATGGAGACAACGGCGCTCTACACGATTGCCGCACGTTTCGGCGTAAACGCCCTGACGATCCTGACCGTAAGCGATCATTTGCTCACAGGGGAAGAGACTTCTTCCGAGGAGCGGCAAACGACGTTTAACGAGATGATGGAAGTGGCTCTTGATACGGCGATTTCGCTGTAA